The sequence below is a genomic window from Nostoc flagelliforme CCNUN1.
TGGGAATTATGCTCGAAGCTGTATATAGTCACGCCGAGATTCGAGTCAGCGACACAGGAATTGGCATCCCAGCAGACTTGCTGCCGTATGTGTTTGAGCGCTTCCGGCAAGGAGATTCCAGCGCCAGCAAAACAACTCAGGGACTTGGATTGGGCTTGTCAATCGTCCGTCATATTGTCGAACTTCACGGTGGAACAGTTCAAGCGCAAAGTGCAGGCAAGGGACGAGGAACCACAATTATCATCAGGCTGCCTCTGCGCTCAATGCCGCCGAAAATTACACCGCCAACTTATTTAGAGCCGAGCCTTTTATCAAAGACTCCAGATACATTAGATGGTAAAAATTCATCCCTTAACCTTGAAGGGTTATGCATCTTGGCTGTAGACGATCAAGCGGATAGCCGCGACTTACTACAGTGGATGTTAGAAGAGTTTGGGGCTGAAGTAGTGGTTGTTACATCGGCAAGGGAAGCGATCGCTGCTCTAACTGAATCTCCTGGCAGATACGATCTGCTTCTAGCAGATATTGGGATGCCAGAGGAGGATGGTTACTCCCTGATTCGTCAGATTAGAGAGCTTCAGGCTGAAGCTGGGGGACAAATTCCAGCAGCAGCAATCAGTGCCTATGCCACCGAGCAAGAGCGGCAAAGGGCAATTGAAGCTGGTTTCCAAATGCATCTAGCTAAACCGATTGAACTGACTCTATTGGTATTGATGATTGTAAAGTTGAGTGGACGAATCACAGATAATTCGTAATTCCTAATGGGCTACGCCCCGCTACGCTAACGTAATTTGTAATTGAAAGTACTGTATTTGATTTGTGAAAATGCGCGGTGTCCAAATCCCCGACTTCTCAAAGTCGGGGATTTAATTTTTTATAAATTATATGACAATACGGTTCAGTTAAGCCTTTTTTCTCCCCCTGCTTCCCCTGCATCCCCTGCTCCCCCTGCCTGCCTTAATAGATAAATTTCCTTAACTGAACCGTATTGAATTATATGATGTCCGCAAAATTAGAGGCTTCCAAATAAAAAAATGCTAAAAAAAACTTGTGTTCTGAACGAAAGTACTTGTGTTCTGAACGAAAGCCTTCGTGTTCTGAACGAAAGCCCTCGTGTTCTGAACGAAAGCCTTGTGTTCTGAACGAAAGCCTCGTGTTCTGAACGAAAGGACTTGTGTTCTGAACGAAAGCCCTTGTGTTTTGAACGAAAGTCCTCGTGTTCTGAACGAAAGCCCTTGTGTTCTGAACGAAAGCCCTTGTGTTCTGAACGAAAGTCCTCGTGTTCTGAACGAAAGGACTTGTGTTCTGGATGAAAGTACTTGTGTGTACACACAAGTCTTGTCGCAGCCATATCTTTATTAATAAATCTCGCACTACGTTTCTATCCCGCCTCGGAATGAATTCCGAGTCTCAGAGGCACTGTCCACTTAAGTGGACTTGGGCTATTAGTTCTGAACTTTAGTTCTGGGCGGGATGTCGGTAAGTGTGATAGTTTAACTCTGACAAAAATGTGGGTAAAAGAATTGAAACGTATGTGGACAGCACTTGTGTGTACACCCAATACGGTTCGGATAAGGTTTTTTTATGACACGCTCTAGATCCAAAGACGCGATAAATCGCCGTCTCTACAAAGGACTGATTCTTGTAAAGACGGCGATTTATCGCGTCTCTTGCCTTAACCGAACCGTATTGTGTATACACCGTAGGCAAGCGCGGAGGGGTTGGGGTGGGGTTCTTTTATGGTAGGCGGACATAATATTATTTACGACTGCTATATATTATGTTTGAATAAATGTTTGAATTACGTATAAATTGTTTAATATGCATCTAAAACATTCAAAAGTTATAGGCTATGTTTGACATCTTTACTTAAAAAGATACAAAACATATTTAATTCATTCTATTAAAACAGAAGATATCAACTATGAATTGAGGAGTTTTACGCATGACTGCAACCTTCATGAAAGTGCCTAAGTTTCGCGCTACTCAATGGGTGAGCTTTATTGGTGGAGAAGGGATTGTACGCAGCTACACACCTGAATCTGGTACATGGACGTATCTTATTGAGATGGCATTAGGGTTAAAGCCTGACTTTGGCAGAGTTGGTGCAGAAACGATGATACTCCTTACCGAGGCAGATTTACATCTTACACACATTGCTAGTGAGGGCGACGTTACCCTTAAGAGATTCGAGGCAGTTTATAACCTCAAATGACTTACTTCTGAATGATGTCATTCAAAGACTTCAAAACTGATAGCTACTCCTTAGATGAGGTTATCCAAAAATCTGATTTTGACGAACAATTAGAGCAAGACTTCAATACCATTGATGGTAATTTTTGCCGATTAGAAATCAACTGCCAGTGCCTTATAAATGCTAGGAGATTTTTAAACAATATCAGTAGCGAGTAAGTAAAGCAGTAGCAAGATGTTTACCTCACAAGATTTGATAATTTGTTTGTTGTAAGTCCCTAAATACAAACACTCAAGCATTTTTAAGGAAGATTCGTGACAGTTCAATCACTTACCTCTACCTCAATAGGTAGAAAAATCCTCGTATTGAGTAAGAGAAATGTAGCCTTTTTTGCTACCATTCATGTTCTAGCCCTGCTTGCTCCCTGGTATTTTTCCTGGTCAGCGCTGGGTGTGGCGATCGCACTTTATTGGTTATTTGGCAGTATCGGTATTTGCTTAGGCTATCATCGCTTACTAACACACCGCAGTTTTCAAGTCCCGAAAGCGTTGGAGTATGCCTTTACGTTTTTAGGCGCATTAGCCATGCAAGGCGGCCCAATCTTTTGGGTAGCGGGACATCGTTTGCACCATGCTTTTACCGAAGATGTAGACAAAGATCCCTACTCTGCCCGTCGTGGTTTCTGGTGGAGCCATATTCTTTGGATTCTCTACCCCCGCCCTGAATTTTTTGCTACCGACACTTATCGTAAATATGCTCCCGACTTGGCACGCGATGCGTTTTACTCCTGGCTCGATCGCTATTTCTTACTGCTGCAACTGCCGTTAGGAGTTCTACTGTATCTACTAGGTGGCTGGTCGTTTGTAGTTTATGGGATATTTGTCAGAATAGTTTTCCTCTGGCACACAACTTGGTTAATTAACTCAGCGACACATTTGATTGGGAATCGAACATTTGAAACCGAAGATGGATCTCGTAATCTCTGGTGGGCAGCACTCCTAACCTTTGGGGAAGGCTGGCACAACAATCACCATGCTTACCCCAATGTGGCAAAGGCTGGCTGGCAGTGGTGGCAGGTAGATGTGACGTGGTGGGCAATTCAAACATTGAAGACACTGGGGTTAGCCAAAAAAGTGGTAATGCCTCCTGCAAATCTCAACTGAGGCTCGATTGTATTTAATGACTTTCTAAATATCTTCTCAAACATTTGGAACTTTTAGCAGCCGAGTAGCCGCGTGTCATATCTTGTTAAGGAATTATTATCATGAGACAACTTGTTATTGCTGAACGCGTAAGCCTCATTGGTCATATCGTGTCAATGGTATTTGGATTGGTAGGAATACTACTGGTTGTACCTAATGCCCAAGTAATTTTGAACTTATCCGAGGTTGGACAAACTGCCATGCAATGGAGTATGGCAGGGGGCGGTGTAGTTTATATGATTTTAGGCGCGGTAGGTGTTTTCTTGTATGCCATGCGGACTTTGGGTTTAGGTCGTGCTTTGGCATTTCTGTTGCCATCTGTATTTATTTCTCTAGGAAGTGAATTACTAGGAACCAGTACGGGTTTTCCATTTGGTCATTATAGTTACTTAAGCGGTTTAGGTTATAAGATTGCAGGTTTAGTCCCATTTACAATTCCCTTGTCGTGGTTTTATTTGGGATTTGTTTCTTACCTACTAGCACGTGCAGGTTTAGAAGTGGACAAAAAACCCAACTTGTGGCGTCATATAAGTGCGATCGCTTTGGGTGCTTTGTTACTAACCTCCTGGGATTTTGTTCTCGATCCCGCAATGAGTCAAACTTCCCTGCCCTTTTGGTATTGGCAACAACCAGGCCCCTTCTTTGGAATGCCTTACCAAAACTTTGCAGGGTGGCTGGGTACTAGCTCAGTATTTATGACTGTGACTGCACTGTTGTGGAGAAACAATCCAATTAACTGGGATCGATACCTGCGGTGGGCTTTGCCAACGCAACTTAATATACCTTTAGCAGTTTATTTAAGTAACTTTGGTTTCGCCACAGTCATGAGCTTAACAGCTGGATTCTTTGTACCCGTGTTGCTAGGCTTATTACTGGGTGTCACTCCCGCAGTGCTGCTGTGGTTGAAAGGCTCATCTATACCCGGACAAGTTCCCACTGAACCACCAGAAATCTCTGTAGCTGGTTAAACCTACAGCTACTCCGGCTGATCTTCCTCTATTGGGGCAATAGTTCGTTTCGTGGCAAAGCCGTTGAGAATTATGCCTCGAACTAAGGACACCTCTTTATCCAAATTCATTGCATGATCCTCAAATTTTGTTGCGGCACTAGTTAAATTGGAGTTTCTCATCTGTTCTGCCATTTGACGGGAGAATGTAACCTTTTCTTCCATTACCCGCACAGCCGACCACAGCGCATTTTCGAGATTCTGAGTTTGCTCTGCCAGGAACACATTAGCTGTAAAAGAATGCCCCGTATGACAGCGAAACCGCAACGGCTGTTCTTTGCCAATTTGCCAAATGCTGCCGTTGCATTCAGGGCAGGTGTAAGTCGTTCTAGTCCCGATCGCTTCTACATTCTTTAAAAACTCCTGGGTATTCATCTGCTGTTCAGCAATCTTGGATTCAATTTCGATCTCTTCGGTCACGGGATATGCCTCCTCCTGGGCGGCGGGTTCCTTTGATAACTGCACTAGTAGGTCTGGGATTTCTGCAAGCGGCAGGCAGTAATCGACATTCACATATCGCAAGGCGCTCTTGGCCATGCTGGGGTATTCTGCTTCGTTCGGATCTTGAACGATCGCTACTCCGCCCCGTTTCTTGATTGCCTGCAACCCCACCGTGCCATCATCAAGATAGCCAGTGAGTACCACACCTACCACCCTTGTACCATAAGCGCGGGCGGCTGAACGAAATAACGCATCGATCGCGGGACGAAAGCGGTTTTCTTGAGGGCCGCGCACGACACGCATCGAGCCTTGATTGACCAACAGGTGATAATCGGGCGGTGCGACATAGATTCGCCCCGTTTGAATTGACTCTCCATCTACCGGGTGAGATGCTGGGAGAGAGCCTACATCTGCAAGAATTTGGGGGAGAATGCTGGGCTTATCTGCTGCAAGATGCTGAACAATAAAGAAGACAGCATCAATCTCAGTGGGCAGAGCGCCCAAGATTGCGCCCAGTGCTTTGAGTCCGCCTGCTGAAGTCCCAATAACAATAATGTCGTGTCCAAGCATAGATTTTTTTTCTTAATGAATAAAAGCGTTTTAGGGAACTCCAAAAAATAAATTATCCAATTTCACTCTTTCAAAACGAATTTCCTTCCCCCTGCCCCCTGCTCCCCTGCTCCCCTGCCCCCTGCCATTCCCACTTGGAGAGTTCTTCTATCGGCAATAAACTGGCTTCAATCTCCTGGCGCACAACGTCTGTGATTTCACAGTTGCTATTAAGGCAATCGATAAGCAACTGATTGGCATTGTAATACTGTTGTAATACTTGTTGTTGCTGTGGGCTGAAATGCCAGTGATGCTGAATGTTTCGATGCTTGGCGATCGCAGTTTTTAACTGTTCCATCCAAGCAGGATAACTTGTTTGCCACCATGTTTGAATGCTTTCTTTACTTTGTTCTGGATCGGGCAGTAGGTCTTTAAGTTGTTGTAAAGCTTGATGTAAGCCAGCATCTTGAACAATTGCTAAAGCACTACTCAGAGCATCATTGCACCCATAAATATCGGCAAAATTAGATTTGCATTCCATTACTAGGTTATCTAATGCCACATCCAAAAAAATATCTTGATCGAAGATGCAGACAAAAGCAAAGTACGGGGTAAGGTGAGGAGTCCTAGCCAGGGCAAGATAAAACGCCCGAATTGCAGCAGGGTGAGGAGCAGCAAGAGACTTTTGACTTGCCCAAGTCAAAAATTTTTGCAAATATGAATCTTGAGCTACTAACGCATCAATTTCTTGCTTCATCAACAGTACCAAAAAATCTGCACTCCGCAGCATAGCAACCGTTAACAAAAAGATTTCACGCCACCTGGGTTCAGTAATATGAGTCACCAGACGTTCTAAGGGTTGTTTTAATGCTTGTAAATTATAACTGGCAACGATTTTTCGAGCAGTCAGGTATTCTTGAAACGTCAAATAAGAGAAAGAGAAAATCCCCCGCACTCGTTCTGCTAGTAATCCATGTTGCAACTCTATCGCCTGAAGTACCCCTTCACTATCTAATTCCAATTCCTCTGGTTCTGTGGAAGCATTCGGCAAATCACCGATATAATCGCTAATATATTGCTCAACAATGCGTTGTTCAAAAAAGTAATTACCCTGCTCAAATGTCGCGCTAGCAAACTGACTCAGCAACTTAAGTTTTTGTGGTAATAAAAAACCTTCGTACACTTCATCCCGCTCAATTGCTTTAGTTTCGTCCCATTTGCTCAAGAGCAGGTCTAAACATTGCTTATAAAATGCAGCTTTTTGAGTTGGAAATTTGTTCTGGTGATGAAAAACCCAGCAGGCGAGATGCAAAAACAAGGGAGTGATAGCAAGTCTTTGAAATTGTAAATTTTCAGGTAAATCTAGTTTCTCAATAAACTCAGCTGCTTGTTCTTGTTTATCCTGGATGTTCTTTTTCGTAACTGCTGTAAACCACTTCTGAGCAAAAGCAACAATTTGATCTTGACTAAAAGGGGCAATTTCAACATCTGTAAAGCGTCTGAGGTTCAAAGCTTTAGCTGCCGTGCGGCAGGTGACGACAAACATATTCTTTTGATACTTTTCAGATAGTCTGCGAATCTCATTGACGACACCCTTACTCTGTTGATGGAGTACTTCATCTAATCCATCCAGCAACAGCAACACTCTACCCTCTAACAACAAAGTTTCCAGCACAGATGGATCTGAAATTCCACAGGTGAGGAAGTCTTCGCAAATATAGTTCAGTAAATGGAACTCTCCTACTTCTCTAGATTTGTCGGCAAAATCTCTTAAGGTGACAAAAATAGTCACCCGATTTGCTGCAAATTTCCCTCGGTTGCATTGAATCGCCAGATGTTGTAAAAAAGTGGTTTTACCTGCTCCCGGTTTACCCAACACCCGCAGCTTTGAGTAAGTTTGAACTGCCGTGATCCCCGCGATTTGTGTCTGGGATACTTCACCTAAACCAAAGCGATCAAATTCTTTTGATGTAAAGTTTTGCAAATCAGCAAACTCTAACCATTGAAGGCTGGCAATCTCCTCCAAAATGTTGACATCGATATAAATGTCGTCGATTCTAACGGGGCGAGTAACATCTAATAGCTGCAAAGTGCCGCACTGGTGTTGAATTTTGTCAAAGCGTTGCGATCGCACTTGTTGTACTAGAGCATCAATATCTAAAAATTCAGCAGTACCAAGTTCTTTTGATTCAGAGAATTCTTCTGGAGGATTAGCCGCAATCTCCCGCCAATTCAACGACAACACAGAACAAATTTCTATAAAGATATGACGCTCAACGGGACGCCCAGTAAAAAACCGCCAAATTGGTTGGCGAGTCTTTAAGTTAACTTCAAAAGCCAAATTTTCTTGTGTCCACCCCTTATGAGCGAACGCTTTTTTAGCTTGTTGAATCCCGGCGAGGGATGCTTCGAGCGATCGCTTGACCATAGGAGCTTACACACATCAAATAATAATTCTTCAAGTTAACATTATTGCAACATATAGTTTTGGAACTACTTAGAAACCAAGTGAGCTATTTTGGCTATTTTTAAATGTTAATGATTGCTTTCAAGCATCTTTAGCCAATATCCTGTAAATGCCTTTCCTCAGTAAGTCTGAGGAGTTAAAGTATTTTTTGTAACTGAATATTGAGTTTTTTTGTATATTTAGTACCTTTAGTAGTACGGCAAGCTTAAAATTTATGTACGATTAAGTACTCATAATTATTGTACCACTTCTGTACGCTAGTGTCCTTGTGTGTAAAGTTAGTTTGTTCTAATTAATATTTAAATAAGGGAGATTAAGCTGGTGATTTAGAGGTTTACCTACCCGCATCAGGCTGATATTGTCAAGTCCTTTTATTGTGTTGTAGCTGGCTTTTCAAACATAATTTGCTCTTAGATGCATGAGCAAAGTAAACGCATTTTAAGCATAATATTTTTATTCTTGATTTCAATAGTTCTAGCGTTTTATTTTCAAGCCTACTTATTAGGTAAAATCCTTATTAACAAAAAAGAATACATGCACAACCTCACCAAAATAAGAAACAATACAATTCAGTTAAGCCCCAAATTCAATGCAAAAATACCTAAAATCAATACCAAAAATCCTTAACCCAAGCGTATTAAAATAAGAAATATGAATTCCGTGCGAATGGTGGAGTTCGGCGTGAGCGCTCAGTCGAACGCTAAATAAATGGTGAAACACCACAACAAATTTTCAATTTGGTGCAAAACCATCAATGCCGGGTCAGAATCAATCAGTGAGGAATTCTGACGAACTTTATTGTTTATGTACATACCTACAGCTGATAAGAAGCCGTCAAAGCTACCGCCAAAGCATCCGCAGCATCATCCGGCTTAGGAATATCATCTAAATCCAACTCCCGCGCCACTGCTTCTTGCACTTCCGACTTATCGGCATTGCCATACCCTGTTAAAGCTTGTTTAATTTGAGCAGGAGTAAACTCTACATAAGGAAGACGACGCTGGCCCAACACTAGAATGACTATACCCCGCGCCTGTGCAACCAGGATTGTACTTGACATCCGATAGAAGAATAGCTTCTCGATCGCAACCAAATCTGGTTTAAATTCCTCCATCACGGTGTGTAAATCATCAAACAAGGTACATAAGCGCAGTCCCATTTCTACATCCGCCGACGTTTTGATTACCCCAAAATCCAGCATATTTACTCTGGTCTCTTGTACCTTGTTAGGAATTTGTGTGCAGGTAATTACCCCAAACCCTAAAATTGCCAGTCCTGGATCTAATCCTAAAATTCGTTTTTCCATTAAATTCACTTTTATCAAGCTAGTGTATTGTTTAACTAGAAATACTGGCAATCTTGACCACTTGCTCTTAGTCTAATGAGATTGACAAATATAATAGTTTCACGCCTAGTGTTTTAAACCAAGTGGTGTACATTTTCTGTTAATTATTGTTTGTAGCACTGCTGTAAATCAGGTATGTCAATTGGTTTTCTCAGACAAGCCCTCAACGCCCTGCAAAAGCAGTCGCGTTCTCGTACTTCCTATCGGGTTAACCAGTGGTTCAAATGGTTATCCCCTGGACTATCGGTAAAACGTTGGTTGTTGATCAGTATTGGGGGTGTACTGCTGGCAAGTTTGGGATTAGCTATCTGGATTAAGCTGACCCCAATTTTTTGGATGATCGAGTTGTTTAGGGGTTTCCTGGGAGTAATCACCAACATTTTACCGAACTATGTTAGTGGGCCTTTGGTGCTGCTTGGCGGCTTGCTGTTAGTGCTTTGGGGGCAAACTCGCACTGTAGGCTCAATTACTAAGGTACTAAGAACAGAAGGCGGAGAGGAACTCATCGATGTCTTGCTGGCCCATCATCGATTGTACCGAGGCCCGAAAATAGTGGTAATTGGTGGTGGTACGGGACTTTCTACGTTGTTGAGGGGATTGAAAACCTACAGCGCTAATATTACTGCTATTGTCACTGTCGCCGATGATGGTGGATCTTCTGGGCGGTTGCGTCAAGAATTTGGAGTATTACCACCAGGGGATATTCGCAATTGTTTGGCTGCACTAGCAGATGAAGAAAAGTTATTAACAGAATTGTTTCAATACCGTTTTCGGGCTGGAGATGGGTTAACGGGTCACAGTTTTGGTAATTTGTTTTTAACCGCAATGAGTGATATTACTGGAGATTTAGAACAAGCAGTTGCAGCCAGTTCTAAAGTGCTAGCAGTACGGGGACAAGTACTACCAGCAACTCTCAGTGATGTTCGCCTCTGGGCAGAATTAGCCGATGGTCGTCGCATTGATGGGGAGTCTAGCATTCCCAAAGCTGGCGGTAAAATTGTCAAAATTGGCTGCATTCCAGCTAATCCTCCGGCAGTACCAGCAGCTATTAAGGCACTTAAAGAAGCTGATTACATTATTATTGGCCCAGGTAGCCTTTATACAAGCCTGATTCCTAATTTATTAGTACCAGAAATTGCCGATGCGATCGCTCAAACAGATGCCCCCCGTATTTATATCTGCAATATAATGACTCAACCAGGAGAAACTGAAGGCTACACCGTTGCAGATCACATCAGAGCAATTGATGCTGCTTGTGGGCAAAGACGGCTATTCGATGCTGTGCTAATTCACAAAAAATCCCCCTCGGAGCAATCACTCATGCGTTACGCCCAACAAAACTCCCATCCGGTTTTCCTGGACAGAGAAGCCGTAACTCAGCTAGGGCGAAGGATTGTTCTAGCTAATGTTTTGTATGAAGATGAAACGGGTTTTGTGCGTCACAATCCGGAGAAATTAGCACAAGTGCTATTGCGGTGGTACGGTAGAGGCCATCACGGTAGGTAGTCATTAGTCGTTTGTCATTTGTGAATAACCAATCCCCCATGCCCCATGCCCTATGACCAATGACTAATTATGAAAATGTTTCTTGCAGATACAGAGGCGACGCTACGCTTAGGTATTACTCTTGGTGAATACCTGACTCTTGGCAGTGTAATTTTATTAGAAGGTGATTTAGGTGCTGGTAAAACTACCCTAGTTCAAGGTATTGGCAAGGGTTTGGGAATCACTGAACCTATTGTCAGTCCCACTTTCACGCTGATTAATGAATACACGGAAGGACGCCTCCCCCTTTACCACCTAGATTTATATCGCCTAGAACCACAAGAAGTTGCAGCGCTGAATTTAGAAAGTTACTGGGAAGGTGTCGAAGTCATACCAGGAATTGTGGCAGTTGAATGGGCGGAACGATTGCCCTACAAGCCAGATAGCTATCTAAATGTGAGCTTGACTTATGGAAATGAGGGCACTCGTCAAGTCGAACTCATCCCATTCAATTGTGCCATTAGCGAAGTTATTGCCGCGATTTAAGCTCATCTCCCGACTTAAGTACGAAAAATGTAACTTTCTTTAGCACATACAACACAAGAAAATTTCTGCAAACAGTCGAGGGAGAACTTCACACTCGTTCTATCTGCCACTACCACGCTCACCACTGTAAATCACTAACATTGTTATCTCAACCCAAAATAAATGAAAAAATTTTGTAACAACAGCTTTATTGCTGCAATAATCACTTAAAAAACTGATTTAGATGGTCTATGAATGAAGAAAATGTAAACTGTTGTTGGGTTAAATGAGAGTTTTCATAGAACTTAGTCAGCTTGCTTTTACCCGATTGCTTCTCTACTGTCATTAAGAGAACAAATCTGGATTACTTAGCAGCCAAAGCTAGTAGAGAAAAGTTAAACAACATCAAGCAAGTTCTGTAGAGGTTGTCTAACTTTTCCTTATACTCAATATACCCAAATTTAAGTTATAATATATACACAAATATACTGAATTATAAAATGTTTGAAAATTCATTTAAAAAATTTTAAATAGCAATAAGTTTTTCTCTTCACATCTGTAATAAATACTGATATTAATAAATTAAAATAAAACATCTCGTATTTCTACATAATTATCGTAGAAATACGAGATGTTTTGTCTTAAACCTCGTCTACCTTGAGAACTGTAGTTTTTCGCCAAGAGACTGAGATTGCTTCCTTACGTCGCAATGACGCATCTGAATTCTTGGAAACTCCAGGTTTCAACATGGACGAGGTTTATATTAGTTGACATTAATATGTCTACGTGGATGCACTAGTTATTTTTAATAAAAGAGGCGATCGCCTCTTTTATCTGAGAACCGGAGTCGTCTCTGGTATAATACGTAAGACCTTTATCAATGAATGCAGAAGTAGTATTTATTAACTGCTGAATAATCTCCGAGTTAGTGTTATCTATTTCTTCACTGACTTTTTCCCCTGTAAATAGGTTTTTTCGCTCTTCTGGAGCTAATAGAATGCGAGGATCTTTATAAGTCTCTTTTGGCTTGGGTTTGAATTTCTCATTTAAGTCAAACTGAAGACGTAAGTAACGTTTAGAATCGTATCCACCCATGATTTGCCGACAAATCGTACTACCAATCTCAGATGTAGGTTCCATAAAGATATTAGTAAGATTTTTTACCCAGTCTAAGCCTTTCCATTTGCTTATTTGCTTATATTGATATGGTTCGCCAGTTTGACCTGTGCCAATAGAAAGGATAGAAATATCTTCTAATCGCAGATTATCAAGTTTATATTTTTGCTTTATTTCTGGAGAGACTGAAGACTGACTAATCCTCATAACTAGGCTCAAAGCTGCAAGAGAGGGGTTGTTAGCAGAAACTCCTCCATCAATGTGTGGGAATTCCCAATCACCAAATTTTTCTTTATCTACAGGTTCTAATTTATATGGTGGAAAAAAAGTAGGAGCTGAAGCAGAAGCGGTACATATCTCCCATAAATAACAGTCATCGTACCATCTGTCTCCCAGATCGGGATGACAATTTGTAAAAAAGGTTGTATTACGATATAACGTATCGTAAGCAAGAATCAAGAGAACAGGTTTTTGAATATCCTTTATTTTTGTGGATTTATATGCATCTTTGAGGACGCTAATCATTCCATCATGAGAATATTTAGATACTGAAAATATATCAATAATTGATTTGATGATAGACGGCAAGTTTTTATAGCGCTCTTTTCTATCCAACGGGAATATATCTTTACCTCTATCTTTATACATTTTAATGAGTTCACTGCTCTCTTTTCCTACAGCAATTCCTCCTGCTAATATTGAACCGGTAGAAGTGCCAGAAATCAGATCAAAGTATTCGTGTAAGAAGTTTCCTTTCCCCTGCTTTCTAATTTCTTGTTCTACTTGTTGAAGTATTCGTGCTGCAACGACTCCACGAATACCACCACCATCTAAAGCTAAAATTTTGAAGGACATAGCAATTCTCTATGATTATTTCTATGGTTATGTTTCTGGGGAATACATGACCTGGATGAAGGTCAAGCATCATGAGATTTGTTGCAATACTACCTATCCGGCTGGAAGATTTAAAGAACCGCCTTCTCTACCAGACACGTAGCTTGCTTCCCCGTAGGAGTACGCGCAACGTCTCCTCAGAGAAGGACGCCAAGCAGTGAAAAGAAGAATAAATAGTTAATCTTATGGCGGAAAGAGAGTAGTTATTAAAGATTTGACTTGAAACACTTACAAATAAATTCAGAGTTTCAAGTTGCAATTTCTGATACAGCGGTTCCCATTCAGATGCGGTATAACATTATATCGCCAGGTGTAGGCTAGGTGTAGGGGCACGGCACTGCCTGCCCCGATATACCTCACATAAACGAGAACCGCTATACAGCAACAAGTCAATGCCCTTTAGTTAAAAGGGTAAAGGAAAAAAACAAGGATTTTCGCCTTTTAGCC
It includes:
- a CDS encoding chemotaxis protein CheB, translating into MLGHDIIVIGTSAGGLKALGAILGALPTEIDAVFFIVQHLAADKPSILPQILADVGSLPASHPVDGESIQTGRIYVAPPDYHLLVNQGSMRVVRGPQENRFRPAIDALFRSAARAYGTRVVGVVLTGYLDDGTVGLQAIKKRGGVAIVQDPNEAEYPSMAKSALRYVNVDYCLPLAEIPDLLVQLSKEPAAQEEAYPVTEEIEIESKIAEQQMNTQEFLKNVEAIGTRTTYTCPECNGSIWQIGKEQPLRFRCHTGHSFTANVFLAEQTQNLENALWSAVRVMEEKVTFSRQMAEQMRNSNLTSAATKFEDHAMNLDKEVSLVRGIILNGFATKRTIAPIEEDQPE
- the cruF gene encoding gamma-carotene 1'-hydroxylase CruF, coding for MRQLVIAERVSLIGHIVSMVFGLVGILLVVPNAQVILNLSEVGQTAMQWSMAGGGVVYMILGAVGVFLYAMRTLGLGRALAFLLPSVFISLGSELLGTSTGFPFGHYSYLSGLGYKIAGLVPFTIPLSWFYLGFVSYLLARAGLEVDKKPNLWRHISAIALGALLLTSWDFVLDPAMSQTSLPFWYWQQPGPFFGMPYQNFAGWLGTSSVFMTVTALLWRNNPINWDRYLRWALPTQLNIPLAVYLSNFGFATVMSLTAGFFVPVLLGLLLGVTPAVLLWLKGSSIPGQVPTEPPEISVAG
- the ruvC gene encoding crossover junction endodeoxyribonuclease RuvC; its protein translation is MEKRILGLDPGLAILGFGVITCTQIPNKVQETRVNMLDFGVIKTSADVEMGLRLCTLFDDLHTVMEEFKPDLVAIEKLFFYRMSSTILVAQARGIVILVLGQRRLPYVEFTPAQIKQALTGYGNADKSEVQEAVARELDLDDIPKPDDAADALAVALTASYQL
- a CDS encoding acyl-CoA desaturase codes for the protein MTVQSLTSTSIGRKILVLSKRNVAFFATIHVLALLAPWYFSWSALGVAIALYWLFGSIGICLGYHRLLTHRSFQVPKALEYAFTFLGALAMQGGPIFWVAGHRLHHAFTEDVDKDPYSARRGFWWSHILWILYPRPEFFATDTYRKYAPDLARDAFYSWLDRYFLLLQLPLGVLLYLLGGWSFVVYGIFVRIVFLWHTTWLINSATHLIGNRTFETEDGSRNLWWAALLTFGEGWHNNHHAYPNVAKAGWQWWQVDVTWWAIQTLKTLGLAKKVVMPPANLN
- a CDS encoding NACHT domain-containing protein, producing MVKRSLEASLAGIQQAKKAFAHKGWTQENLAFEVNLKTRQPIWRFFTGRPVERHIFIEICSVLSLNWREIAANPPEEFSESKELGTAEFLDIDALVQQVRSQRFDKIQHQCGTLQLLDVTRPVRIDDIYIDVNILEEIASLQWLEFADLQNFTSKEFDRFGLGEVSQTQIAGITAVQTYSKLRVLGKPGAGKTTFLQHLAIQCNRGKFAANRVTIFVTLRDFADKSREVGEFHLLNYICEDFLTCGISDPSVLETLLLEGRVLLLLDGLDEVLHQQSKGVVNEIRRLSEKYQKNMFVVTCRTAAKALNLRRFTDVEIAPFSQDQIVAFAQKWFTAVTKKNIQDKQEQAAEFIEKLDLPENLQFQRLAITPLFLHLACWVFHHQNKFPTQKAAFYKQCLDLLLSKWDETKAIERDEVYEGFLLPQKLKLLSQFASATFEQGNYFFEQRIVEQYISDYIGDLPNASTEPEELELDSEGVLQAIELQHGLLAERVRGIFSFSYLTFQEYLTARKIVASYNLQALKQPLERLVTHITEPRWREIFLLTVAMLRSADFLVLLMKQEIDALVAQDSYLQKFLTWASQKSLAAPHPAAIRAFYLALARTPHLTPYFAFVCIFDQDIFLDVALDNLVMECKSNFADIYGCNDALSSALAIVQDAGLHQALQQLKDLLPDPEQSKESIQTWWQTSYPAWMEQLKTAIAKHRNIQHHWHFSPQQQQVLQQYYNANQLLIDCLNSNCEITDVVRQEIEASLLPIEELSKWEWQGAGEQGSRGQGEGNSF